In Electrophorus electricus isolate fEleEle1 chromosome 1, fEleEle1.pri, whole genome shotgun sequence, a single window of DNA contains:
- the pdcd7 gene encoding programmed cell death protein 7, translating into MDSSQQYYYSEGTPPTMGQPPPMPPSTVPLLPGAELPWSVYQHPPPVPHSHWPPFQPMPLSGPPYRPQPPFDHSRPPPGYFETSQLPRIHGATASDGPVQATIHAEHNENQTGSWPHSASRVYQPNICDSYSRGQFAQSRSLLNAGISSCQSRFQLSSNLDNFGPNFSLDYKSSSGFSSQPLQGSWSGNSQNKENSQNTSVISNEDARQRMQDEQWIKRFLHRRGKTPEVETYTASTQSISDFREKLYSTVKMISELSVVCQTLKNNLDNESAWTVSYSKAMELKNRLQERLTALRDPESFGRVKKKLTQIKKKRARMRRRKAEQTEESQEREARAREREAAIDKYQSKQIQELEEKNRERELKLAADAVLSEVRKKQADSKRMLDILKALEKLRKLRKEAAARKGMFPEKECDEVFERHVERLRGLIRKRTAIYGAEEKALRVMLEGEQEEERRREREKRLKKEKERLLLRKLEIDAMLFGAELPPDHPLQPFYEYYTQAEHSLPSLIQIRREWDQFLVPEDHPEGTSVPQGWVFPDPPADDVWATALDK; encoded by the exons ATGGACTCATCACAGCAGTATTACTATTCAGAGGGAACACCGCCAACTATGGGACAACCACCACCTATGCCACCCAGCACGGTCCCTCTTCTCCCGGGAGCTGAGCTGCCTTGGAGTGTTTACCAGCATCCTCCACCAGTTCCGCACAGCCACTGGCCTCCGTTTCAGCCGATGCCACTTAGTGGACCTCCGTATCGTCCGCAGCCGCCTTTCGATCACAGCAGACCGCCTCCAGGTTACTTTGAAACGTCGCAGCTGCCTCGCATTCACGGAGCAACGGCTTCTGACGGACCCGTCCAGGCAACCATACACGCGGAGCATAACGAAAATCAGACGGGGTCTTGGCCACATTCAGCCAGTAGAGTGTATCAGCCGAATATTTGTGACAGCTATTCCAGAGGACAATTTGCACAAAGTCGCAGTTTATTAAATGCTGGGATATCATCGTGCCAGTCTAGGTTTCAGCTGAGTAGTAATTTGGACAACTTCGGTCCGAATTTCAGTCTAGACTACAAGTCATCCAGCGGTTTTTCAAGTCAGCCATTACAGGGCTCTTGGTCGGGTAATTCgcagaacaaagaaaacagccaAAACACGTCAGTAATATCCAATGAAGATGCAAGGCAGAGAATGCAAGACGAACAGTGGATTAAACGTTTTTTGCATAGAAGAGGAAAAACACCTGAAGTAGAGACGTATACTGCTTCAACACAGTCTATCTCTGACTTCAGAGAGAAGTTGTATAGTACTGTAAAAATGATATCCGAACTTTCCGTGGTCtgtcaaacattaaaaaataacttgGACAACGAAAGTGCTTGGACTGTCTCGTACTCAAAAGCCATGGAGCTAAAAAACCGCTTACAAGAAAGACTGACCGCTCTTCGGGATCCAGAATCCTTCGGCCGTGTCAAGAAAAAACTGACACAGATAAAAAAGAAACGCGCGCGCATGCGTAGAAGGAAAGCTGAGCAAACGGAGGAGAGTCAAGAGCGGGAGgctagagcgagagagagagaggcggccATTGACAAGTACCAGTCTAAGCAGATACAAGAACTGGAAGAAAAGAACAGG GAGCGAGAGCTAAAGCTGGCGGCTGACGCGGTTCTCTCAGAGGTGAGGAAGAAACAAGCCGATTCTAAGAGAATGCTGGACATCCTCAAGGCCTTGGAAAAGCTGAGGAAACTCCGCAAAGAGGCTGCAGCCAGGAAGG GTATGTTCCCGGAGAAGGAGTGTGACGAAGTGTTCGAGCGGCACGTGGAGCGGCTGAGGGGTCTGATCCGGAAACGCACGGCTATATACGGGGCCGAGGAGAAAGCTCTGCGGGTGATGCTGGAGGgcgagcaggaggaggagcggcGACGGGAGCGGGAAAAGCGGttgaagaaagagaaggaaagactCCTGCTCAGGAAACTGGAGATAGACGCCATGCTGTTTGGAG CTGAACTGCCTCCTGATCATCCGCTTCAACCTTTCTACGAATACTACACACAAGCGGAGCACTCTCTGCCGTCCCTTATCCAGATAAG GAGAGAGTGGGATCAATTCCTGGTTCCCGAAGATCATCCTGAGG
- the clpxa gene encoding caseinolytic mitochondrial matrix peptidase chaperone subunit Xa isoform X1: MSCTCTLAARLFINSAHKGVSGPRVQFLSLFGLRAHEIRLTRNVPVRSFSETSVYLAHKDGMKDGDGKKSVSEGSGKKSSSGSSGKGGNQLRCPKCGDPCTHVETFVSSTRFVKCEKCHHFFVVLSETDTKKSLSKDPESAAEAVKLAFQQKPPPPPKKIYAYLDKYVVGQDHAKKVLSVAVYNHYKRIYNNMPAGSRQQQVEVEKPASLTPRELELRRREDEYRFTKLLQIAGISPHGNALGASMQQQVNQQAPQERRGGEVLDSNHTEIKLEKSNIVLLGPTGSGKTLLAQTLAKCLDVPFAICDCTTLTQAGYVGEDIESVIAKLLQDANYVIEKAQQGIVFLDEVDKIGSVPGIHQLRDVGGEGVQQGLLKLLEGTIVNVPEKNTRKLRGETVQVDTTNILFVASGAFNGLDRIISRRKNEKYLGFGVPSNLGKGRRAAAAADVANITGGEVDTVAEIEEKDRLLKHVEARDLIEFGMIPEFVGRLPVVVPLHSLDQDTLVRILTEPRNAVVPQYQALFGMDKCDLTVTPDALRAIARMALERKTGARGLRSIMEKLLLDPMFEVPHSDIAAVEINQDVVHGKAAPQYIRAPSKDAAEEEYDSGIEEENWTRQVDAAKN; encoded by the exons ATGTCCTGTACATGCACACTGGCAGCGAGACTATTTATAAATTCAGCGCACAAAG GAGTCTCTGGCCCGAGAgtacagtttctctctctgtttggaCTACGAGCGCATGAAATTCGTCTGACACGTAACGTCCCTGTCAGATCTTTCTCGGAAACGTCCGTGTATTTAGCACATAAGGACGGAATGAAAGATGGAGATGGAAAG AAATCTGTGAGTGAAGGAAGTGGCAAAAAATCCAGCTCTGGCAGCTCAGGGAAAGGTGGAAATCAGCTTCGCTGCCCCAAATGTGGAGATCCCTGCACACATGTGGAAACCTTTGTCT CCTCAACAAGATTTGTCAAATGTGAAAAGTGCCATCACTTTTTCGTGGTACTGTCGGAAACGGACACTAAGAAGAGTCTGAGTAAAGATCCTGAATCAGCTGCTGAAGCTGTGAAGCTGGCCTTCCAACagaaaccaccaccacctccaaaGAAG ATCTATGCCTACCTTGACAAGTATGTTGTAGGCCAGGATCATGCGAAGAAAGTGCTCTCAGTGGCAGTGTACAACCACTACAAGCGCATTTACAATAACATGCCAGCAGGATCTAGACAGCAACAGGTGGAGGTTGAGAAACCGGCATCCCTGACACCCAGAG AACTAGAGCTAAGGCGTCGGGAGGACGAGTACAGATTCACAA AGCTGCTGCAGATCGCCGGTATCAGTCCCCATGGCAATGCCCTAGGAGCCTCCATGCAGCAGCAGGTGAACCAACAGGCACCTCAGGAACGGAGAGGTGGGGAGGTGCTGGACTCCAACCATACCGAGATCAAGCTGGAGAAAAGCAACATTGTGCTGCTGGGCCCCACCGGCTCTG GCAAAACGCTCTTGGCCCAAACTCTAGCTAAATGCCTGGACGTCCCTTTCGCAATTTGTGACTGCACCACGCTCACGCAGGCTGGCTACGTGGGGGAGGACATCGAGTCAGTCATTGCCAAACTGCTGCAGGATGCCAACTATGTAATCGAGAAAGCTCAGCAGG GCATTGTTTTCTTGGATGAAGTGGACAAAATTGGCAGTGTGCCTGGAATCCATCAGTTGAGAGATGTGGGTGGAGAAGGGGTACAGCAG GGCTTGCTTAAACTTCTGGAAGGCACGATTGTAAATGTTCCTGAGAAAAACACCAGGAAGCTGAGAGGAGAGACTGTACAAGTTGACACtacaaacattttgtttgtagcATCTGGTGCTTTTAATGGACTGGACCGTATTATCAGcagaagaaagaatgaaaag TACCTGGGCTTTGGCGTGCCATCCAATCTTGGAAAAGGCAGACGGGCTGCAGCTGCAGCCGATGTGGCCAACATTACGGGTGGGGAGGTGGACACTGTTGCCGAGATCGAGGAGAAAGACCGGCTCCTGAAGCACGTGGAGGCGCGGGACCTCATCGAGTTCGGCATGATCCCTGAATTCGTGGGGCGCCTGCCTGTCGTGGTGCCGCTGCACAGCCTGGACCAGGATACGCTCGTCCGCATCCTAACCGAACCCCGCAATGCAGTGGTGCCCCAGTACCAGGCCCTCTTCGGCATGGACAAG TGTGATCTTACTGTGACCCCTGATGCCTTGAGGGCCATTGCCAGAATGGCGCTTGAACGAAAGACGGGTGCCCGAGGGCTTCGCTCAATAATG GAGAAACTGCTGTTGGATCCCATGTTTGAAGTGCCGCACTCTGACATCGCAGCTGTAGAGATTAACCAAGACGTGGTGCATGGGAAAGCAGCACCTCAGTACATCAG agcaCCAAGTAAAGATGCAGCGGAGGAGGAGTATGACTCTGGAATAGAGGAAGAGAACTGGACCAGGCAGGTTGATGCAGCCAAGAATTAA
- the clpxa gene encoding caseinolytic mitochondrial matrix peptidase chaperone subunit Xa isoform X2, translating to MIQDGGVSGPRVQFLSLFGLRAHEIRLTRNVPVRSFSETSVYLAHKDGMKDGDGKKSVSEGSGKKSSSGSSGKGGNQLRCPKCGDPCTHVETFVSSTRFVKCEKCHHFFVVLSETDTKKSLSKDPESAAEAVKLAFQQKPPPPPKKIYAYLDKYVVGQDHAKKVLSVAVYNHYKRIYNNMPAGSRQQQVEVEKPASLTPRELELRRREDEYRFTKLLQIAGISPHGNALGASMQQQVNQQAPQERRGGEVLDSNHTEIKLEKSNIVLLGPTGSGKTLLAQTLAKCLDVPFAICDCTTLTQAGYVGEDIESVIAKLLQDANYVIEKAQQGIVFLDEVDKIGSVPGIHQLRDVGGEGVQQGLLKLLEGTIVNVPEKNTRKLRGETVQVDTTNILFVASGAFNGLDRIISRRKNEKYLGFGVPSNLGKGRRAAAAADVANITGGEVDTVAEIEEKDRLLKHVEARDLIEFGMIPEFVGRLPVVVPLHSLDQDTLVRILTEPRNAVVPQYQALFGMDKCDLTVTPDALRAIARMALERKTGARGLRSIMEKLLLDPMFEVPHSDIAAVEINQDVVHGKAAPQYIRAPSKDAAEEEYDSGIEEENWTRQVDAAKN from the exons ATGATACAAGACGGAG GAGTCTCTGGCCCGAGAgtacagtttctctctctgtttggaCTACGAGCGCATGAAATTCGTCTGACACGTAACGTCCCTGTCAGATCTTTCTCGGAAACGTCCGTGTATTTAGCACATAAGGACGGAATGAAAGATGGAGATGGAAAG AAATCTGTGAGTGAAGGAAGTGGCAAAAAATCCAGCTCTGGCAGCTCAGGGAAAGGTGGAAATCAGCTTCGCTGCCCCAAATGTGGAGATCCCTGCACACATGTGGAAACCTTTGTCT CCTCAACAAGATTTGTCAAATGTGAAAAGTGCCATCACTTTTTCGTGGTACTGTCGGAAACGGACACTAAGAAGAGTCTGAGTAAAGATCCTGAATCAGCTGCTGAAGCTGTGAAGCTGGCCTTCCAACagaaaccaccaccacctccaaaGAAG ATCTATGCCTACCTTGACAAGTATGTTGTAGGCCAGGATCATGCGAAGAAAGTGCTCTCAGTGGCAGTGTACAACCACTACAAGCGCATTTACAATAACATGCCAGCAGGATCTAGACAGCAACAGGTGGAGGTTGAGAAACCGGCATCCCTGACACCCAGAG AACTAGAGCTAAGGCGTCGGGAGGACGAGTACAGATTCACAA AGCTGCTGCAGATCGCCGGTATCAGTCCCCATGGCAATGCCCTAGGAGCCTCCATGCAGCAGCAGGTGAACCAACAGGCACCTCAGGAACGGAGAGGTGGGGAGGTGCTGGACTCCAACCATACCGAGATCAAGCTGGAGAAAAGCAACATTGTGCTGCTGGGCCCCACCGGCTCTG GCAAAACGCTCTTGGCCCAAACTCTAGCTAAATGCCTGGACGTCCCTTTCGCAATTTGTGACTGCACCACGCTCACGCAGGCTGGCTACGTGGGGGAGGACATCGAGTCAGTCATTGCCAAACTGCTGCAGGATGCCAACTATGTAATCGAGAAAGCTCAGCAGG GCATTGTTTTCTTGGATGAAGTGGACAAAATTGGCAGTGTGCCTGGAATCCATCAGTTGAGAGATGTGGGTGGAGAAGGGGTACAGCAG GGCTTGCTTAAACTTCTGGAAGGCACGATTGTAAATGTTCCTGAGAAAAACACCAGGAAGCTGAGAGGAGAGACTGTACAAGTTGACACtacaaacattttgtttgtagcATCTGGTGCTTTTAATGGACTGGACCGTATTATCAGcagaagaaagaatgaaaag TACCTGGGCTTTGGCGTGCCATCCAATCTTGGAAAAGGCAGACGGGCTGCAGCTGCAGCCGATGTGGCCAACATTACGGGTGGGGAGGTGGACACTGTTGCCGAGATCGAGGAGAAAGACCGGCTCCTGAAGCACGTGGAGGCGCGGGACCTCATCGAGTTCGGCATGATCCCTGAATTCGTGGGGCGCCTGCCTGTCGTGGTGCCGCTGCACAGCCTGGACCAGGATACGCTCGTCCGCATCCTAACCGAACCCCGCAATGCAGTGGTGCCCCAGTACCAGGCCCTCTTCGGCATGGACAAG TGTGATCTTACTGTGACCCCTGATGCCTTGAGGGCCATTGCCAGAATGGCGCTTGAACGAAAGACGGGTGCCCGAGGGCTTCGCTCAATAATG GAGAAACTGCTGTTGGATCCCATGTTTGAAGTGCCGCACTCTGACATCGCAGCTGTAGAGATTAACCAAGACGTGGTGCATGGGAAAGCAGCACCTCAGTACATCAG agcaCCAAGTAAAGATGCAGCGGAGGAGGAGTATGACTCTGGAATAGAGGAAGAGAACTGGACCAGGCAGGTTGATGCAGCCAAGAATTAA
- the spg21 gene encoding maspardin — translation MEEIRVSPDYNWFRSTVPLKRIIVDDDDSKVWSLYDAGPKTIRCPIIFLPPVSGTAEVFFQQILALTGWGYRVISLQYPVYWDLLEFCDGFKKLLDHLQLDKVHLFGASLGGFLAQKFAEVTHKSPRVHSLILCNSFSDTSIFNQTWTANSFWLMPAFMLKKIVLGNFAKGPVDPKMAGAIDFMVDRLESLNQSELASRLTLNCQNSYVEPHKIRDVAVTIMDVFDQSALSNEAKEEMYKLYPNARRAHLKTGGNFPYLCRSAEVNLYIQIHLRQYHGTRYAAINPAMVSAEELEVQRSTLNTCSQSDDHS, via the exons ATGGAGGAGATAAGGGTGTCTCCTGACTACAACTGGTTCCGAAGCACAGTGCCCCTGAAAAGA ATTATTGTGGATGATGATGACAGCAAAGTCTGGTCACTGTATGATGCTGGACCAAAGACCATCAGGTGTCCAATAATCTTCCTCCCCCCTGTGAGTGGCACGGCTGAAGTTTTCTTTCAGCAGATTTTGGCTCTCACTGGCTGGGGCTACCGTGTCATTTCG CTCCAGTATCCTGTCTACTGGGATTTACTGGAATTCTGTGATGGATTTAAGAAACTTCTAGACCACTTGCAACTAGATAAG GTTCATCTATTTGGGGCATCTCTAGGAGGATTTCTGGCTCAGAAATTTGCTGAGGTCACACACAAATCACCACGGGTGCATTCTCTCATCCTGTGCAATTCATTCAGTGACACATCTATTTTTAACCAAACCTGGACAGCAAACAG tttctgGCTGATGCCAGCCTTTATGCTTAAGAAGATTGTTCTTGGTAACTTTGCCAAAGGACCTGTTGATCCCAAAATGGCAGGTGCCATTGACTTTATGGTTGATAGA ctAGAAAGCCTGAACCAGAGTGAACTGGCCTCTAGGCTCACACTGAACTGCCAAAACTCCTATGTCGAACCTCACAAAATAAGGGATGTTGCAGTCACCATCATGGAT GTTTTTGATCAGAGTGCTCTTTCCAATGAAGCAAAGGAAGAAATGTATAAGCTGTATCCCAATGCTAGAAGGGCTCATCTCAAAACTGGAGGGAACTTCCCCTACCTTTGCAGAAGTGCTGAAGTTAATCTTTATATCCAG ATACATCTCCGACAGTACCATGGGACGCGGTATGCTGCTATAAACCCGGCTATGGTTAGTGCAGAGGAGCTTGAAGTGCAAAGGAGCACCCTGAACACCTGCAGTCAGAGTGATGACCATTCATAA